One window from the genome of Moraxella nasibovis encodes:
- a CDS encoding methylated-DNA--[protein]-cysteine S-methyltransferase, whose translation MISTHYTPPLGLPLMTLTVKNAKLMALDWHDDKTHELYAKLGKSASFVKQDELRHDDKDHSVAILTMTQLDEYFSGVRTHFDVPLDLSSGTPFQQAVWRALLAIEYGQTISYAKLAQNIAKPSAFRAAANANGKNPISLIVPCHRVIKADGDIGGYTGGVFIKSALLALERGAVAV comes from the coding sequence ATGATCAGTACACATTATACGCCGCCTTTGGGCTTGCCCTTGATGACCTTAACGGTCAAAAATGCCAAGCTGATGGCGCTTGATTGGCATGACGATAAAACCCATGAACTCTACGCCAAACTGGGCAAAAGTGCAAGCTTTGTCAAACAAGATGAGCTTAGGCATGATGATAAAGACCATTCGGTCGCCATATTGACCATGACTCAGCTTGACGAGTATTTTTCTGGGGTGCGGACGCATTTTGATGTGCCGCTTGATTTATCGTCTGGCACGCCGTTTCAGCAGGCGGTTTGGCGGGCGCTGCTTGCCATTGAATATGGGCAGACGATCAGCTATGCCAAGCTTGCGCAGAACATCGCAAAGCCCAGCGCCTTTCGAGCAGCCGCCAACGCCAATGGCAAAAACCCCATCAGTCTCATCGTGCCTTGCCATCGGGTCATCAAAGCAGATGGCGACATCGGCGGCTATACAGGCGGTGTGTTTATCAAATCGGCGCTATTGGCATTGGAGCGTGGTGCTGTGGCGGTGTGA
- the purF gene encoding amidophosphoribosyltransferase, producing the protein MCGVIGIVAHEPVNQMLYDGLTMLQHRGQDAAGIVTLKDDRLYLRKDNGMVRDVFLNKHMVRLVGNFGIGHVRYPTAGTSSTAEAQPLYVNSPYGIALAHNGNLTNADKIAKELFENDHRHLNTDSDSEVLLNVFANELQKSAKANLEPNDIFHALQAVYQRCEGAYGVVAIIAGHGLLAFRDPNGIRPLVYGQRLTEHGVEYVVASESVAIQALGFDIVRDIAPGEAIFIDLSHNLHTKQCVEGVKHTPCIFEYVYFARPDSIIDNISVHKARMRMGEKLAQKIVREWGEDHGIDVVIPIPDTSRNSALELATHLNVKYREGFNKNRYIGRTFIMPGQGQRKKSVRQKLNAIPLEFKNKNVLLVDDSIVRGTTCHEIIQMARDAGAKNVFFASAAPEVKFPNVYGIDMPSRSELISSGRTVEEVRQIIGADRLIFQDLDDLIEAVNNTKYSKVHEFDCSVFDGNYVAGGIDEAYLDALQAKRNDAAKNKTVTVVDTPVDMTGVTGV; encoded by the coding sequence ATGTGTGGTGTAATTGGCATTGTGGCGCATGAGCCTGTCAATCAAATGTTGTACGATGGCTTGACCATGTTGCAGCATCGTGGGCAAGATGCGGCGGGTATTGTTACTTTAAAAGATGACAGACTGTACCTGCGCAAAGACAACGGCATGGTGCGTGATGTCTTTTTGAATAAGCACATGGTGCGTCTGGTGGGTAATTTTGGCATCGGGCATGTGCGCTATCCGACAGCTGGCACTTCAAGCACCGCCGAAGCTCAGCCTTTGTATGTCAATTCGCCATACGGCATTGCTTTGGCGCATAATGGCAACCTAACCAACGCCGATAAAATCGCCAAAGAACTTTTTGAAAACGACCACCGTCACCTAAACACCGACTCAGACTCAGAAGTTTTGCTCAATGTATTTGCCAACGAGCTACAAAAGTCTGCCAAGGCAAACCTTGAACCAAACGACATTTTCCATGCCTTGCAAGCGGTCTATCAGCGCTGTGAGGGTGCTTATGGCGTGGTGGCGATCATCGCAGGTCATGGTCTTTTAGCATTCCGTGATCCCAATGGCATCCGTCCGCTTGTCTATGGTCAGCGTCTGACTGAGCATGGCGTGGAGTATGTGGTAGCCTCTGAATCGGTGGCGATTCAGGCGTTGGGCTTTGATATTGTTCGTGATATCGCTCCGGGTGAGGCGATTTTTATTGATTTGTCGCACAATCTACACACTAAGCAGTGCGTGGAGGGCGTCAAACACACCCCGTGCATTTTTGAATATGTGTATTTTGCCCGCCCTGATTCGATCATTGACAACATCTCAGTGCATAAGGCTCGTATGCGTATGGGCGAAAAACTTGCCCAAAAAATCGTCCGTGAGTGGGGCGAGGATCATGGCATCGATGTGGTGATTCCGATTCCTGATACTTCTCGTAATTCGGCATTGGAACTGGCGACACACTTGAATGTCAAGTATCGTGAGGGTTTTAACAAAAACCGCTACATCGGTCGTACCTTTATCATGCCAGGACAAGGTCAGCGCAAAAAGAGCGTCCGTCAAAAGCTGAACGCCATTCCGCTAGAATTTAAAAATAAAAATGTCTTGTTGGTTGATGATTCTATCGTGCGTGGTACGACTTGCCACGAGATCATTCAGATGGCACGAGACGCAGGGGCGAAAAATGTCTTTTTTGCGTCAGCAGCCCCCGAGGTGAAATTCCCCAATGTCTATGGCATCGACATGCCGTCTCGCAGTGAGCTGATTTCATCGGGTCGTACGGTGGAGGAAGTGCGCCAGATCATCGGTGCTGACCGCTTGATTTTCCAAGATTTGGACGATCTGATTGAAGCGGTGAATAACACCAAATACAGTAAAGTGCATGAGTTTGACTGCTCGGTATTTGATGGTAACTATGTGGCAGGCGGCATCGATGAGGCATACCTAGATGCACTGCAAGCTAAGCGCAACGACGCTGCCAAAAACAAAACCGTCACCGTCGTCGATACACCTGTGGACATGACAGGCGTGACGGGCGTTTGA
- the ftsY gene encoding signal recognition particle-docking protein FtsY encodes MSENQGWFSRMKQGLSKSSKNLTEGLMNVLVGGKEIDDELLEEVEDQLLVADIGVDATNRIIKSLTEQTARGDLIYSHSLYKALKKELVDILAPKVHPLHIDTSKKPFVILMVGVNGVGKTTTIGKLAKRLQNEGKSVMLAAGDTFRAAATEQLQIWGERNGIPVVAQGHGSDSASVIFDAMQSAKARGIDVLIADTAGRLQNKTHLMNELEKVVRVMKKADETAPHETMIVLDAGTGQNAINQVQIFSEAVPLSGISITKLDGTAKGGVVFNVAQNTNVPIRYIGVGEGIDDLQAFDPHEFVEALFDEEK; translated from the coding sequence ATGAGCGAAAATCAAGGCTGGTTTAGCCGCATGAAACAAGGACTGTCGAAGTCTAGCAAAAACCTAACTGAAGGTTTAATGAATGTGCTGGTCGGCGGTAAAGAAATCGACGATGAGCTGCTCGAAGAGGTGGAAGATCAGCTGTTGGTGGCGGACATTGGTGTGGACGCTACCAACCGCATCATCAAAAGTCTCACCGAGCAGACAGCACGAGGCGACTTGATTTACTCGCATTCGCTGTACAAAGCGCTTAAAAAAGAGCTTGTGGACATTCTTGCGCCAAAAGTGCATCCTTTGCACATCGACACGAGCAAAAAGCCTTTTGTGATATTGATGGTGGGGGTGAATGGCGTAGGCAAAACCACAACCATCGGCAAGCTTGCCAAACGACTGCAAAATGAAGGCAAATCTGTCATGCTGGCAGCAGGCGATACTTTCCGTGCGGCGGCCACTGAGCAGCTGCAAATCTGGGGTGAGAGAAATGGCATTCCTGTGGTGGCGCAAGGTCATGGCTCGGACAGCGCATCGGTCATCTTTGATGCCATGCAGTCTGCCAAAGCACGAGGTATTGATGTGCTGATCGCCGATACCGCAGGGCGCCTGCAAAATAAAACACACCTGATGAATGAGCTTGAAAAAGTAGTGCGTGTGATGAAAAAAGCCGACGAGACTGCGCCGCATGAGACGATGATCGTGCTGGACGCTGGCACAGGTCAAAACGCCATCAATCAAGTGCAAATATTCTCAGAGGCTGTGCCGCTTTCTGGTATCAGCATCACCAAGCTTGATGGTACAGCCAAAGGCGGCGTGGTGTTTAATGTCGCCCAAAATACTAATGTGCCGATTCGATACATTGGTGTGGGTGAGGGCATTGACGACTTGCAAGCCTTTGATCCGCACGAGTTTGTCGAGGCGTTGTTTGATGAAGAAAAATGA
- a CDS encoding quinone-dependent dihydroorotate dehydrogenase, whose protein sequence is MSYALFRPFLFNMEPERAHEFTLNMLEKAHKANLLGFSYARQSLPTTCMGIHLLNPVGLAAGLDKNGSHIDALSELGFGFLEVGTVTPRPQAGNDKPRLFRLPQAGAIINRMGFNNDGVDKMIENIERAKYQGVLGINIGKNATTPVENALDDYVCCLERVYPYASYITINISSPNTKNLRSLQSADALSALLDGIKTCHTRLANDYGFYVPLALKIAPDLDESQIDEIARTVVEFDIDGLIATNTTLSRVGVEDYPHADEAGGLSGRPVSHNSTQILSLFHDRLADKVDLIGVGGIDEGELAAKKFKAGAKAVQLFSGLIYKGPALITDCVQAIAEHQERHQIA, encoded by the coding sequence ATGTCGTATGCGCTATTTCGTCCATTCTTATTTAACATGGAGCCTGAGCGTGCGCATGAATTCACCCTAAACATGCTTGAAAAGGCGCATAAGGCGAACTTGCTTGGGTTTAGCTATGCCAGACAGTCTCTACCTACCACTTGCATGGGTATCCATCTGCTCAACCCAGTGGGGCTGGCGGCAGGCTTGGATAAAAATGGCTCGCACATCGATGCGCTGAGTGAGCTTGGCTTTGGCTTTTTGGAAGTCGGCACGGTCACGCCTCGCCCACAAGCAGGCAATGACAAGCCCAGACTGTTTCGCCTACCACAGGCTGGCGCCATCATCAACCGCATGGGCTTTAATAACGATGGCGTGGATAAAATGATAGAAAACATCGAGCGTGCCAAATATCAAGGCGTGCTTGGCATCAATATCGGCAAAAACGCCACAACGCCCGTAGAAAACGCCCTTGATGACTATGTGTGCTGCTTGGAGCGTGTGTATCCATATGCCAGCTACATCACCATCAACATCTCAAGCCCAAACACCAAAAATTTACGCAGCCTACAAAGTGCCGATGCGTTGTCGGCGCTGCTTGATGGCATTAAAACTTGCCATACTCGCCTTGCCAATGACTACGGATTTTATGTACCGCTAGCCTTAAAAATCGCCCCAGACTTGGACGAATCGCAGATCGATGAGATCGCTCGTACGGTCGTTGAGTTTGACATTGATGGGCTTATTGCCACCAATACCACGCTGTCTCGTGTGGGCGTGGAGGATTATCCACACGCAGACGAGGCGGGTGGGCTGTCTGGTCGTCCTGTCAGTCATAATAGTACGCAGATTTTGTCTTTATTCCATGACCGCTTGGCGGATAAAGTAGATCTTATCGGTGTCGGTGGTATCGATGAAGGTGAGCTTGCCGCCAAGAAATTCAAAGCAGGGGCGAAGGCGGTGCAGCTTTTCTCTGGGCTGATTTATAAAGGACCTGCGCTCATCACCGACTGCGTGCAGGCGATCGCCGAGCATCAAGAGCGTCATCAAATCGCATGA
- a CDS encoding CvpA family protein codes for MSHWAESMTWIDLFIMVMVLLGMWRGFGAGFVKTAASLISWLLALVVASRLAKSVAPLLAEFISNPILQIAAAFLVVALVVMMAVQLLAMSLTGLFKRLKLGFLDRILGGVLGAVTGVLKVLIILSIASPLLVHLPNWQTSILAQNLLPLAPVAVQLLQEVLGETWQQIQNPYQS; via the coding sequence ATGAGTCATTGGGCTGAGTCGATGACATGGATTGACTTGTTCATCATGGTGATGGTGCTGCTTGGCATGTGGCGTGGTTTTGGTGCAGGCTTTGTCAAGACAGCGGCATCGCTCATCTCATGGCTGCTTGCACTCGTGGTGGCGTCACGCTTGGCAAAGTCGGTTGCGCCTTTATTGGCAGAGTTCATCTCCAACCCCATTTTGCAAATCGCAGCAGCGTTTTTGGTGGTGGCGCTGGTTGTGATGATGGCGGTGCAGCTGTTGGCGATGTCACTGACTGGACTCTTTAAGCGCTTGAAATTGGGCTTTTTGGATCGCATTTTAGGTGGTGTGCTGGGCGCTGTGACGGGCGTTTTGAAGGTCTTGATTATCCTTAGCATCGCCTCGCCTTTATTAGTGCATTTACCAAATTGGCAAACCTCCATTTTGGCGCAAAATCTTTTGCCACTCGCCCCTGTCGCTGTGCAGTTATTGCAAGAAGTGCTGGGCGAGACTTGGCAGCAAATTCAAAATCCTTACCAATCTTAA